The following proteins are encoded in a genomic region of Candidatus Methylospira mobilis:
- a CDS encoding NAD(P)/FAD-dependent oxidoreductase: MAKIVIVGAGIGGIPMAFEMKESARKQDEVVVIADTPTFHFVPSNPWVAVNWRKPSDIKVELAPVFKKKKITFIQQKVTRFLPENNRVELANGEHVDYDYLIIATGPKLAFDEVPGLGPNGYTQSVCHVDHAGESGVFWSKFVEDPGPIVIGAVQGASCFGPAYEYLFIAESALRKRKIRDKVKMTYVTAEPYIGHLGLGGVGDTKGMLESELRNKHINWICNAKVDKIEDGMMYVTEVDDNGQEKKKHELPFKHSMMLPAFKGVDALLGIEKLVNPRGFVIVDEHQRNPTYKNVYSVGVCIAIPPLEQTPVPTGTPKTGYMIESMVTATAHNIRAQLDGKEPDHKGTWNALCLADFGDSGVAFLAMPQIPPRNVQWASRGRWVHWAKIAYEKYFMRKVRKGVSEPIYERLPLKAMGILRLKKKPPQ; encoded by the coding sequence ATGGCAAAAATCGTTATTGTCGGTGCGGGTATAGGAGGTATTCCTATGGCTTTTGAAATGAAGGAAAGCGCCCGCAAACAGGATGAGGTTGTCGTTATTGCCGACACCCCCACTTTTCATTTTGTGCCATCAAATCCTTGGGTAGCAGTGAACTGGCGGAAACCCTCCGATATCAAGGTCGAGTTGGCGCCGGTTTTCAAAAAGAAAAAAATTACGTTTATTCAGCAGAAGGTAACGCGGTTTCTGCCAGAGAATAACCGTGTTGAACTCGCTAACGGCGAGCATGTGGATTATGACTATCTGATCATTGCTACCGGACCCAAGCTTGCATTCGATGAAGTACCGGGACTGGGACCGAATGGGTACACCCAGTCCGTGTGCCATGTCGATCACGCAGGTGAGTCTGGCGTGTTCTGGAGCAAATTTGTTGAGGACCCAGGCCCCATCGTGATAGGTGCAGTACAAGGCGCATCCTGTTTTGGTCCCGCGTATGAATACCTTTTTATCGCTGAATCCGCTCTACGCAAGCGGAAAATACGTGACAAGGTCAAAATGACCTATGTCACCGCAGAGCCCTACATAGGTCATCTGGGGCTCGGTGGCGTGGGCGATACGAAAGGCATGCTCGAAAGCGAGCTGCGCAACAAGCACATCAACTGGATTTGCAATGCCAAAGTCGACAAAATCGAAGATGGCATGATGTATGTCACTGAAGTAGATGACAACGGTCAGGAGAAAAAAAAGCACGAACTGCCTTTCAAGCACAGCATGATGTTACCGGCCTTCAAAGGTGTTGATGCGCTGCTTGGTATTGAAAAGCTGGTTAATCCGCGTGGTTTCGTTATCGTCGATGAACATCAGCGCAATCCTACCTATAAGAATGTTTACTCGGTTGGTGTGTGTATTGCCATTCCACCCTTGGAGCAGACGCCTGTACCCACCGGCACACCCAAAACGGGTTATATGATCGAGTCCATGGTGACTGCGACGGCTCATAATATACGCGCACAACTGGATGGAAAGGAGCCTGACCACAAGGGTACCTGGAATGCATTGTGCCTGGCCGACTTTGGTGATTCCGGCGTTGCTTTCCTGGCCATGCCGCAAATCCCTCCGCGTAATGTGCAGTGGGCTTCGAGAGGACGTTGGGTACATTGGGCCAAAATAGCGTATGAAAAATACTTCATGCGCAAGGTCCGCAAGGGCGTCAGTGAACCTATTTACGAACGACTCCCCCTGAAAGCCATGGGGATCCTGCGCCTGAAGAAAAAGCCGCCACAGTAA
- a CDS encoding phosphate-starvation-inducible protein PsiE — protein sequence MNDRHRIVKKTGDTLVDMFHFLALFCIGSTIVWSALHDYIEMMKAGHATLEDILLLFIYLELGAMVGIYFRTLRLPVQFLIYIAITALSRHLVIDVQKVSNEFHLYLLLSITGAIAVLSLAILVLSFTSHRYGCPEDGRGTTEDQSKQGSDIACRW from the coding sequence ATGAACGATAGACACCGCATAGTCAAAAAAACCGGAGATACTCTGGTGGACATGTTCCATTTTCTGGCCTTGTTCTGCATCGGTTCCACGATAGTCTGGTCGGCATTACACGACTATATCGAAATGATGAAAGCCGGTCATGCCACGCTGGAAGATATCCTGCTCTTGTTTATTTACCTTGAGCTGGGTGCGATGGTTGGCATTTATTTTAGAACGTTGCGGTTACCCGTACAGTTTCTGATCTACATCGCTATTACGGCCTTATCACGGCATCTGGTAATTGATGTGCAAAAGGTCTCCAACGAGTTTCACCTCTATCTACTCTTGAGTATCACTGGAGCAATAGCGGTATTAAGCCTGGCGATTTTAGTACTATCGTTTACTTCACATAGATATGGTTGCCCTGAAGATGGGCGCGGAACAACCGAAGACCAGAGTAAACAAGGCTCTGACATCGCGTGCAGATGGTAA
- a CDS encoding multicopper oxidase family protein — MQGFINHSRRRFLAQTGLGLLAYTGGSTWLHAMEGVGMMPKMAPNKASPLFKPDVELELICRPGTAHILPGQPTQVQQYIGRLINGPDNTLAALPDSYLGPLMRFQTGQKIRIHLRNELDEPTITHWHGLSVPALMDGHPMYALDKGQTFVYEFEMRNRASMILYHPHTHGITGKQVYHGLAGAIMVSDPEEQKLDLPAGEYEIPIVIQDRLFDEQNQLIYARNMHDRMIGFHGDRILVNGRPDFSIDVASRAYRLRILNGSNARIYKLAWDDAMPITVIGVDGGLLETPVHKPYVMLAPGERIDVWADFSARKLGSQLVMRSSTFSGALPKMAERMMRGEMAGMGRNAGGMRHETEGDKQGGEHAMMGGMRAMMRNKLPLGSEYPIFTVRVSRQVSENPNLPTHLSKINRYRVSDTANPSKPVALGISEGPGAMLLNGRPYAPNDFMDGERIPFGTLQLMEIFHAHGGKGGHGAAAGQDEDKAPMSHGDDVQSGAKAEMRHDDAENSEQGMHAMGGGMGMMNGMGDMGGMGGMGGMGGMGGMGGMGGMGMMMSMAHPIHIHEDPFQIISRTIGAEESADYATVREGFIDSGLKDTVLVMPGEKVRIIKPYKEYKGVFMVHCHNLEHEDMGMMREFLVE; from the coding sequence ATGCAAGGTTTTATCAATCATTCACGCCGTCGTTTTCTTGCCCAAACAGGCTTGGGCCTGCTGGCTTATACAGGAGGGAGTACATGGCTGCATGCAATGGAGGGGGTGGGCATGATGCCCAAAATGGCGCCTAACAAGGCATCGCCTCTCTTTAAACCCGATGTGGAGCTCGAGCTGATTTGCCGGCCCGGTACGGCGCATATTCTTCCTGGCCAGCCCACGCAGGTGCAGCAGTACATAGGTCGTTTGATCAATGGCCCGGACAACACTTTGGCGGCGCTGCCCGATTCTTATCTGGGGCCGCTGATGCGTTTCCAGACAGGGCAGAAAATCCGTATCCATCTGCGTAACGAGTTGGACGAGCCGACCATTACCCACTGGCATGGACTGAGCGTGCCCGCCCTGATGGACGGTCATCCCATGTACGCGCTGGACAAGGGGCAAACCTTTGTTTACGAATTCGAAATGCGCAACCGCGCCAGCATGATTCTGTACCATCCTCATACGCATGGAATCACCGGCAAGCAGGTCTATCATGGCTTGGCCGGCGCCATTATGGTCAGCGACCCGGAAGAGCAAAAGCTGGATCTGCCTGCCGGGGAATACGAAATACCCATCGTTATTCAGGATCGATTATTCGATGAACAAAACCAGTTGATTTATGCGCGTAACATGCATGATCGCATGATCGGTTTTCACGGCGACCGTATCCTGGTTAATGGCCGCCCCGACTTCAGTATCGATGTGGCCAGCCGAGCCTATCGACTGCGCATTCTCAATGGATCGAACGCGCGCATTTACAAACTGGCCTGGGATGACGCCATGCCGATCACTGTGATAGGTGTTGACGGCGGATTGTTGGAAACGCCGGTGCATAAACCTTATGTCATGCTGGCTCCCGGCGAGCGCATTGATGTATGGGCCGATTTCAGTGCGCGCAAGCTCGGTTCGCAGCTGGTCATGCGTAGCAGCACTTTCAGTGGTGCGTTACCGAAAATGGCTGAGCGTATGATGCGTGGAGAAATGGCAGGGATGGGTAGAAATGCAGGGGGCATGCGACATGAGACCGAGGGAGATAAACAAGGCGGCGAACATGCCATGATGGGCGGTATGCGTGCAATGATGCGCAATAAATTGCCGCTGGGAAGCGAATACCCCATTTTTACCGTGCGAGTAAGCCGTCAGGTGAGCGAGAATCCGAATCTGCCGACGCATTTGAGTAAAATCAACCGATATCGAGTGAGCGATACCGCCAACCCCAGCAAGCCGGTAGCGCTTGGCATTTCCGAGGGACCTGGAGCAATGTTGCTCAATGGACGGCCCTATGCGCCTAACGATTTTATGGATGGCGAGCGCATACCTTTCGGTACGCTGCAATTGATGGAAATTTTCCATGCGCATGGCGGTAAAGGCGGGCATGGAGCTGCAGCAGGTCAAGACGAAGATAAAGCGCCGATGAGTCATGGCGATGACGTGCAATCCGGAGCGAAGGCCGAGATGCGTCATGATGACGCGGAAAACTCAGAGCAGGGCATGCACGCCATGGGCGGTGGTATGGGCATGATGAATGGTATGGGTGATATGGGTGGTATGGGTGGTATGGGTGGTATGGGTGGTATGGGTGGTATGGGTGGTATGGGTGGTATGGGCATGATGATGTCGATGGCGCACCCTATCCATATACATGAAGATCCGTTCCAGATCATCAGCCGCACCATCGGCGCGGAAGAGTCTGCGGATTACGCTACCGTGCGTGAAGGCTTTATTGATAGCGGCCTGAAGGATACGGTACTGGTCATGCCGGGTGAGAAAGTTCGTATTATCAAGCCCTACAAGGAATATAAAGGCGTGTTCATGGTTCATTGCCATAATCTGGAACACGAAGACATGGGCATGATGCGCGAATTCCTGGTGGAATAG
- a CDS encoding EAL domain-containing protein: MIVTEIEIIDAIKKDEFTFFYQPKVSLITGRVVGAEALIRWIKPDGSIVLPGVFIPVAEQSSLITEITRHMFPKLVNDLMVLQDVDTLSVSFNTSAKDFENDAFTKTVLDSLETFGVAPERLQVELVETAALEAGDSLKQHILPLRQAGLGLVMDDFGTGYSSLDTLSKWPFTSIKLDQGIISRMLDSDKNMTIVETSTRMAHELGISVIAEGVENSDQYHRLLESGCTKIQGFWISKALPLDRYISFVKADNRWSGLPVGLIHMASLDHVQWRRKLVSELIKAVSYPKNSPYRKYLKVPPLSCHECRLGQWYYKEGQLFRDRKVFHDLEQPHCQFHNVGELLVKLVGDGATMEDITTPMRTLSELSMEVMANLQILENEGLSDMHAAHYKWTFNELHFNKGEFPVE; encoded by the coding sequence ATGATAGTGACAGAAATCGAAATCATTGACGCCATAAAAAAAGACGAATTCACGTTTTTTTATCAACCCAAGGTTTCCTTGATTACCGGAAGGGTGGTGGGTGCTGAAGCACTGATCAGGTGGATAAAACCTGATGGTTCAATTGTACTGCCGGGTGTGTTTATCCCTGTGGCGGAACAGTCATCACTGATTACAGAAATCACCCGCCACATGTTCCCCAAGCTGGTGAATGATCTGATGGTGTTGCAGGATGTGGATACGTTATCAGTGTCTTTCAACACTTCAGCCAAGGATTTCGAGAATGACGCATTTACAAAGACGGTGCTGGACTCGCTTGAAACGTTTGGGGTGGCGCCCGAAAGGCTGCAAGTAGAGTTAGTGGAAACCGCCGCTTTGGAAGCAGGCGATAGTCTCAAACAGCATATCCTGCCGTTGCGGCAGGCCGGCCTGGGATTGGTAATGGATGACTTCGGTACCGGGTACTCGTCCCTGGATACGCTCAGCAAATGGCCGTTCACCTCCATCAAACTGGATCAAGGCATCATCAGCAGAATGCTTGATTCGGATAAAAACATGACCATCGTCGAGACATCCACCCGCATGGCGCATGAGCTTGGAATCAGCGTCATCGCCGAAGGCGTGGAAAACAGTGATCAATACCACCGTTTACTGGAAAGCGGTTGCACCAAAATTCAGGGATTCTGGATCAGCAAAGCGCTCCCGCTGGATCGATATATTTCCTTTGTGAAGGCAGACAATCGTTGGTCCGGTCTGCCGGTCGGACTGATTCACATGGCTAGCCTGGACCATGTGCAGTGGAGAAGGAAGCTGGTCAGCGAATTGATCAAGGCGGTGTCTTACCCTAAAAACTCACCTTACCGGAAATACCTCAAAGTTCCCCCCTTATCATGCCATGAATGCCGGTTGGGGCAATGGTATTACAAGGAAGGGCAGCTGTTTCGGGATAGAAAGGTTTTCCATGATCTGGAACAACCACATTGCCAATTTCATAATGTAGGCGAATTACTGGTAAAGCTGGTGGGTGACGGGGCGACCATGGAGGATATTACAACCCCTATGCGAACACTTTCCGAGCTATCAATGGAGGTGATGGCCAACCTGCAAATTCTGGAAAATGAAGGTCTCAGCGATATGCATGCGGCGCACTATAAATGGACATTCAACGAGTTGCATTTCAATAAGGGCGAGTTTCCAGTGGAATAA
- a CDS encoding cytochrome ubiquinol oxidase subunit I has product MSGDEVVLLSRVQFGLTALYHFLFVPLTLGMTFLLAIMESVYVMTGREVYRDMTRFWGKLFGINFAMGVTTGITMEFQFGTNWSYYSHYVGDIFGPLLASEAWMAFFLESTFVGLFFFGWERLSKVQHLTVTWLLALGTSLSALWILIANGWMQYPVGAEFNYETLRMELTSFAEVIFNPVAQVKFVHTAAAGYVTASMFVLGISSWYLLNQRDIAFARRSFSIATAFGFASILSVIVLGDESGYTQGETQKSKLAAIEAEWETEKAPASFTLVGFPDQQAEKTRWAIKIPYVLGLIATRSIDEEVKGLKQLKQDSLLRIRNGMVAYGALQKMHGGNKSQEVRHVFEAHKADLGYGLLLKKYTPQVVDANDEQIAMAANDTIPKVAPLFWTFRIMVACGFTMLFVFAMAFYYCSTRVADQKRWLLRMAVWCIPLPWTAAETGWFVAEFGRQPWTISGVLPTHLSVSSVTTDQLWFSIGGFLLFYTLLLVVELFLMFKYARLGPSSLHTGNYHFEQNTSSVPAATART; this is encoded by the coding sequence ATGTCCGGTGATGAAGTTGTATTGCTTTCCAGGGTGCAGTTTGGCTTGACTGCGCTTTATCATTTTCTGTTTGTCCCGCTCACGCTCGGAATGACATTCTTATTGGCCATCATGGAATCGGTTTACGTGATGACAGGCCGGGAAGTCTATCGCGATATGACCAGATTCTGGGGCAAACTGTTCGGTATCAATTTTGCGATGGGTGTCACCACCGGTATTACCATGGAGTTCCAGTTCGGCACCAACTGGTCATATTATTCGCATTATGTAGGCGATATTTTCGGGCCACTGCTGGCGAGCGAGGCCTGGATGGCGTTTTTTCTGGAATCCACTTTCGTCGGGCTTTTCTTTTTCGGTTGGGAGCGTCTAAGCAAGGTGCAGCATTTGACTGTGACCTGGCTTTTGGCGCTGGGCACCAGTCTGTCGGCACTGTGGATATTGATCGCCAATGGCTGGATGCAATACCCGGTCGGCGCTGAGTTTAATTATGAAACCTTACGCATGGAATTGACGAGTTTTGCCGAGGTGATTTTTAACCCGGTCGCCCAGGTAAAATTCGTTCATACCGCTGCGGCGGGATATGTGACTGCCTCCATGTTTGTTCTGGGTATCAGCTCCTGGTATTTGCTGAACCAGCGCGATATTGCGTTTGCGCGACGCTCGTTTTCCATCGCAACGGCATTCGGATTCGCCTCGATACTGTCGGTGATTGTACTGGGAGATGAAAGCGGATATACCCAGGGAGAAACGCAAAAATCAAAACTGGCTGCAATTGAGGCCGAGTGGGAAACGGAAAAGGCCCCGGCCAGTTTTACCCTGGTAGGTTTTCCGGATCAGCAGGCTGAGAAAACCCGTTGGGCCATCAAAATTCCTTACGTACTCGGTTTGATCGCCACGCGCTCGATAGACGAAGAGGTCAAAGGATTAAAACAGCTTAAACAGGATAGCCTCTTGCGGATACGCAACGGCATGGTTGCCTACGGCGCCTTACAAAAAATGCATGGTGGAAACAAGAGTCAGGAAGTACGCCATGTGTTCGAGGCGCATAAAGCCGATTTGGGCTATGGGTTGTTATTGAAAAAATATACGCCCCAGGTAGTCGATGCCAATGACGAGCAGATCGCCATGGCGGCGAACGACACTATTCCGAAAGTAGCGCCGCTGTTTTGGACCTTCCGTATTATGGTGGCATGCGGTTTTACCATGCTGTTTGTTTTTGCCATGGCGTTTTATTATTGTTCGACTCGCGTGGCAGATCAAAAGCGCTGGTTGCTGCGTATGGCGGTGTGGTGCATTCCATTGCCCTGGACAGCGGCTGAAACCGGCTGGTTTGTTGCTGAATTCGGTCGCCAACCCTGGACAATTTCCGGAGTTCTGCCGACGCATTTGAGTGTGTCCAGTGTCACTACCGATCAGCTCTGGTTCAGCATCGGAGGGTTCCTGTTGTTCTATACCCTATTGCTGGTGGTCGAATTGTTTCTCATGTTCAAGTATGCGCGCCTGGGTCCCAGTAGTCTGCATACCGGAAACTATCATTTTGAGCAGAACACGTCTTCCGTGCCTGCTGCTACTGCCCGCACATAA
- the cydP gene encoding cytochrome oxidase putative small subunit CydP, protein MKKEFSLVFAVKIVLLCGLWAVFFRHDGKTSPTDVAAVIFVRPSAADTGDYDPKLNGGNSYVR, encoded by the coding sequence CTGAAAAAAGAGTTCTCCCTGGTATTTGCTGTGAAGATCGTGTTGCTGTGTGGATTGTGGGCTGTGTTTTTCCGCCACGACGGGAAAACGTCGCCGACCGATGTTGCGGCGGTCATTTTTGTGAGGCCGTCAGCAGCAGATACAGGCGACTACGATCCAAAACTCAATGGAGGAAATTCATATGTCCGGTGA